One window from the genome of Calliopsis andreniformis isolate RMS-2024a chromosome 12, iyCalAndr_principal, whole genome shotgun sequence encodes:
- the Dp gene encoding transcription factor Dp isoform X2 gives MTQQNKTMNFLIHDANGHPQVIKVVQSSANKALGGIVSTTNAGGLKVFKTPSQESQVLSSSAQVLRTISLQSPSTPGQRLVTIPLQNTKLATTKAGEPVLTKTIQLTSAQMSDIKQAITQQQQQQQQQQQQQQQSSNQQLVKDASGKTYISPILDHSGSRKRQDVDGGDFVPDKRRKTEKVGKGLRHFSMKVCEKVKKKGTTSYNEVADELVGEFTNPAHINSLTDQYDQKNIRRRVYDALNVLMAMNIISKEKKEIRWLGLPTNSLQECLALEKDKKKKIERIKAKTQQLHQLILSHISFKNLVERNRANESLRGPPKPNSAIQLPFLIVNTSKKTVIDCSISNDKTEYLFNFNDKFEIHDDIEVLKQMGLAFGLEKGECTEENLRKAKLMVPKSLEKYVEQLASGDLEKFIPVTIPGPSTSMEDLDTKLEGSRPPSSSHTSLSEDVLSPPSQYYSEEEDEEEESDQDDQADSDLEVN, from the exons ATGACGCAACAAAACAAAACGATGAACTTTCTCATACATGACGCGAACG GTCATCCACAAGTGATTAAAGTAGTACAGAGTTCAGCCAATAAGGCATTGGGTGGTATCGTCAGTACAACAAATGCAGGTGGCCTTAAGGTCTTTAAGACTCCGAGCCAAGAATCTCAG GTTTTGTCATCTAGCGCACAAGTTCTTAGAACTATTAGTTTGCAGAGTCCTTCAACTCCTGGCCAAA GATTGGTTACAATACCATTGCAAAATACAAAGCTGGCAACAACCAAGGCTGGTGAACCTGTACTGACAAAAACTATACAGCTAACATCTGCGCAAATG AGTGATATAAAACAGGCAATAActcagcagcaacaacagcaacagcaacagcagcagcagcaacaacaatctAGCAATCAGCAGCTTGTGAAAGATGCAAGTGGGAAAACTTACATCAGCCCAATATTGGACCACAGTGGCTCCAGAAAAAGACAAGATGTTGATGGGGGCGACTTTGTACCAGA TAAACGAAGAAAAACAGAGAAAGTAGGTAAAGGATTACGTCATTTTTCAATGAAAGTTTGTGAGAAAGTTAAAAAGAAGGGAACGACGTCATACAACGAAGTTGCAGATGAGCTTGTTGGAGAATTTACCAATCCAGCTCACATAAACTCCTTAACAGATCAG TATGATCAAAAAAATATTAGAAGACGTGTTTACGATGCTTTGAATGTTTTAATGGCAATGAACATTATCTcaaaagagaaaaaagaaatcAGGTGGCTAGGTTTACCAACTAATTCTCTTCAAGAATGTTTGGCACTCGAGAAAGATAAGAAGAAAAAGATAGAGAGGATTAAAGCGAAAACGCAACAATTACATCAATTGATTCTCTCACACATTTCTTTcaaaaatctggtggaacgtaATCGTGCCAATGAGAGTCTGCGTGGCCCACCAAAACCAAATTCTGCCATACAGCTGCCATTCCTGATTGTGAATACTAGCAAAAAGACTGTTATAGATTGCAGCATTTCGAATGACAA AACCGAGTACCTGTTCAATTTTAACGATAAGTTCGAAATTCACGACGATATTGAAGTTTTAAAACAAATGGGTTTAGCTTTCG GTCTGGAAAAAGGAGAGTGCACCGAAGAAAATTTACGAAAGGCGAAACTGATGGTTCCAAAATCTTTGGAAAAATATGTGGAAC AGTTGGCATCTGGTGATTTGGAAAAATTCATCCCAGTAACCATTCCCGGGCCAAGTACTTCGATGGAAGACTTGGACACAAAATTGGAAGGCTCTCGACCCCCTTCATCTTCTCACACTTCACTTTCAGAGGATGTTCTTTCGCCACCCTCGCAGTATTATTCCGAGGAAGAAGATGAGGAGGAGGAAAGCGACCAGGACGACCAAGCCGATAGTGATCTCGAAGTTAACTAG
- the Dp gene encoding transcription factor Dp isoform X1: MTQQNKTMNFLIHDANGHPQVIKVVQSSANKALGGIVSTTNAGGLKVFKTPSQESQVLSSSAQVLRTISLQSPSTPGQRLVTIPLQNTKLATTKAGEPVLTKTIQLTSAQMSDIKQAITQQQQQQQQQQQQQQQSSNQQLVKDASGKTYISPILDHSGSRKRQDVDGGDFVPDKRRKTEKVGKGLRHFSMKVCEKVKKKGTTSYNEVADELVGEFTNPAHINSLTDQQYDQKNIRRRVYDALNVLMAMNIISKEKKEIRWLGLPTNSLQECLALEKDKKKKIERIKAKTQQLHQLILSHISFKNLVERNRANESLRGPPKPNSAIQLPFLIVNTSKKTVIDCSISNDKTEYLFNFNDKFEIHDDIEVLKQMGLAFGLEKGECTEENLRKAKLMVPKSLEKYVEQLASGDLEKFIPVTIPGPSTSMEDLDTKLEGSRPPSSSHTSLSEDVLSPPSQYYSEEEDEEEESDQDDQADSDLEVN; encoded by the exons ATGACGCAACAAAACAAAACGATGAACTTTCTCATACATGACGCGAACG GTCATCCACAAGTGATTAAAGTAGTACAGAGTTCAGCCAATAAGGCATTGGGTGGTATCGTCAGTACAACAAATGCAGGTGGCCTTAAGGTCTTTAAGACTCCGAGCCAAGAATCTCAG GTTTTGTCATCTAGCGCACAAGTTCTTAGAACTATTAGTTTGCAGAGTCCTTCAACTCCTGGCCAAA GATTGGTTACAATACCATTGCAAAATACAAAGCTGGCAACAACCAAGGCTGGTGAACCTGTACTGACAAAAACTATACAGCTAACATCTGCGCAAATG AGTGATATAAAACAGGCAATAActcagcagcaacaacagcaacagcaacagcagcagcagcaacaacaatctAGCAATCAGCAGCTTGTGAAAGATGCAAGTGGGAAAACTTACATCAGCCCAATATTGGACCACAGTGGCTCCAGAAAAAGACAAGATGTTGATGGGGGCGACTTTGTACCAGA TAAACGAAGAAAAACAGAGAAAGTAGGTAAAGGATTACGTCATTTTTCAATGAAAGTTTGTGAGAAAGTTAAAAAGAAGGGAACGACGTCATACAACGAAGTTGCAGATGAGCTTGTTGGAGAATTTACCAATCCAGCTCACATAAACTCCTTAACAGATCAG CAGTATGATCAAAAAAATATTAGAAGACGTGTTTACGATGCTTTGAATGTTTTAATGGCAATGAACATTATCTcaaaagagaaaaaagaaatcAGGTGGCTAGGTTTACCAACTAATTCTCTTCAAGAATGTTTGGCACTCGAGAAAGATAAGAAGAAAAAGATAGAGAGGATTAAAGCGAAAACGCAACAATTACATCAATTGATTCTCTCACACATTTCTTTcaaaaatctggtggaacgtaATCGTGCCAATGAGAGTCTGCGTGGCCCACCAAAACCAAATTCTGCCATACAGCTGCCATTCCTGATTGTGAATACTAGCAAAAAGACTGTTATAGATTGCAGCATTTCGAATGACAA AACCGAGTACCTGTTCAATTTTAACGATAAGTTCGAAATTCACGACGATATTGAAGTTTTAAAACAAATGGGTTTAGCTTTCG GTCTGGAAAAAGGAGAGTGCACCGAAGAAAATTTACGAAAGGCGAAACTGATGGTTCCAAAATCTTTGGAAAAATATGTGGAAC AGTTGGCATCTGGTGATTTGGAAAAATTCATCCCAGTAACCATTCCCGGGCCAAGTACTTCGATGGAAGACTTGGACACAAAATTGGAAGGCTCTCGACCCCCTTCATCTTCTCACACTTCACTTTCAGAGGATGTTCTTTCGCCACCCTCGCAGTATTATTCCGAGGAAGAAGATGAGGAGGAGGAAAGCGACCAGGACGACCAAGCCGATAGTGATCTCGAAGTTAACTAG
- the LOC143186200 gene encoding COP9 signalosome complex subunit 9, with the protein MKPTLVADEMFPEGAGSYIELEEVGGSRLLVDLTASEKAVHSDFFNDFDDLYDDDDLE; encoded by the exons ATGAAGCCCACTCTTGTCGCAGACGAAATGTTCCCTGAAGGTGCAGGGTCATACATTGAATTAGAAGAG GTTGGCGGGAGTCGCTTGTTAGTCGATCTTACAGCAAGTGAGAAGGCAGTACATTCAGACTTTTTCAATG ATTTTGATGACCTATACGATGATGACGACCTTGAGTGA
- the Msra gene encoding methionine sulfoxide reductase A isoform X4, with product MPGQLEEIQAKRATFGMGCFWAGDSLFGVLPGVIRTCVGYAGGQKESPSYRNISGDHTEVVDIEYNPDVISYSQLLALFWQNHEYGLTTKIKRQYMSLILYHDEEQKLLAEKSREQEQRKRTDLVLTEIRKFEKFYPAEDYHQKYRLRNHPWLVEITGLTSDEVLRSSPLAAKLNGYIAGAGTLDQFEKDLPKLGLSEKAVQYLKKYVIENQGNGLYC from the exons ATGCCTGGCCAACTGGAAGAGATCCAAGCAAAGCGCGCAACATTCGGAATGGGCTGCTTTTGGGCAGGTGACAGCCTCTTCGGTGTGTTACCTGGTGTGATCAGAACTTGTGTGGGTTACGCTGGCGGACAGAAGGAATCGCCAAGTTATAGAAATAT CAGCGGTGATCACACGGAAGTCGTCGATATCGAATATAATCCAGATGTAATATCGTACTCGCAACTACTTGCTCTGTTTTGGCAAAACCACGAGTATGGTCTTACCACCAAAATCAAGAGACAG taCATGTCTTTGATTTTGTACCACGACGAGGAGCAGAAATTGTTGGCCGAGAAGTCACGTGAACAAGAGCAGCGCAAACGCACGGATCTGGTCCTCACCGAGATACGAAAGTTCGAAAAGTTTTACCCAGCCGAAGA CTATCATCAGAAATATCGACTCAGAAATCACCCGTGGTTGGTCGAAATTACTGGGCTAACAAGTGATGAAGTCCTCCGCAGTTCCCCCTTAGCTGCAAAGTTGAATGGCTACATAGCAGGTGCTGGGACACTTGACCAATTCGAGAAAGACTTGCCGAAACTCGGTTTGAGTGAAAAAGCGGTTCAGTATTTGAAGAAATATGTGATTGAGAACCAAGGAAATGGTTTATATTGCTAG
- the Msra gene encoding methionine sulfoxide reductase A isoform X3: MLDSVGVKVLNIVSCIILLLIVKESNKMPGQLEEIQAKRATFGMGCFWAGDSLFGVLPGVIRTCVGYAGGQKESPSYRNISGDHTEVVDIEYNPDVISYSQLLALFWQNHEYGLTTKIKRQYMSLILYHDEEQKLLAEKSREQEQRKRTDLVLTEIRKFEKFYPAEDYHQKYRLRNHPWLVEITGLTSDEVLRSSPLAAKLNGYIAGAGTLDQFEKDLPKLGLSEKAVQYLKKYVIENQGNGLYC, translated from the exons ATGTTAGATTCAGTCGGTGTCAAAGTGCTTAATATCGTTTCGTGCATTATTCTTCTTTTGATCGTGAAAGAG TCCAACAAAATGCCTGGCCAACTGGAAGAGATCCAAGCAAAGCGCGCAACATTCGGAATGGGCTGCTTTTGGGCAGGTGACAGCCTCTTCGGTGTGTTACCTGGTGTGATCAGAACTTGTGTGGGTTACGCTGGCGGACAGAAGGAATCGCCAAGTTATAGAAATAT CAGCGGTGATCACACGGAAGTCGTCGATATCGAATATAATCCAGATGTAATATCGTACTCGCAACTACTTGCTCTGTTTTGGCAAAACCACGAGTATGGTCTTACCACCAAAATCAAGAGACAG taCATGTCTTTGATTTTGTACCACGACGAGGAGCAGAAATTGTTGGCCGAGAAGTCACGTGAACAAGAGCAGCGCAAACGCACGGATCTGGTCCTCACCGAGATACGAAAGTTCGAAAAGTTTTACCCAGCCGAAGA CTATCATCAGAAATATCGACTCAGAAATCACCCGTGGTTGGTCGAAATTACTGGGCTAACAAGTGATGAAGTCCTCCGCAGTTCCCCCTTAGCTGCAAAGTTGAATGGCTACATAGCAGGTGCTGGGACACTTGACCAATTCGAGAAAGACTTGCCGAAACTCGGTTTGAGTGAAAAAGCGGTTCAGTATTTGAAGAAATATGTGATTGAGAACCAAGGAAATGGTTTATATTGCTAG